One window of the Granulicella arctica genome contains the following:
- a CDS encoding phosphoglycerate kinase — translation MAKLSIRDLELADKRVLIRVDFNVPIKDGVITDDTRIRETIPTIEYALRRKAKVILASHLGRPKGQPAESMSLRHLVDHLRDLLDHVLDEDENVGFSPDCVGEIATELTSNLQSGQTLLLENLRFHAEEEANDPAFAKELASLCDIYINDAFGAAHRAHASTEGITHFVTQSAAGLLMEKELTYLGKALDEPDKPFVAIIGGAKVSDKIEVIDSLLEKADAILIGGGMAYTFLNAQGQTTGKSLVETDKIDIARAALDKAKANGVKFLLPIDHILADKFAGDAATQSFTGTGAFPAEWMALDIGPKTIKLFTKEIDDARTVLWNGPMGVFELPAFAHGTNAIASAVAHNNDATTIVGGGDSVAAIHKSGFADKITHISTGGGASLEFLEGKVLPGVAALSEKDK, via the coding sequence TTTCCATCCGCGACCTCGAACTAGCTGACAAACGCGTTCTCATCCGTGTCGACTTCAATGTCCCGATAAAGGATGGCGTGATCACCGACGACACCCGCATCCGCGAGACCATCCCAACGATTGAGTATGCACTGCGCCGGAAGGCGAAGGTCATTCTCGCCTCGCACCTGGGTCGTCCCAAGGGCCAGCCGGCCGAGTCGATGAGCCTGCGTCACCTGGTCGACCATCTTCGCGACCTTCTCGACCATGTGCTGGACGAGGATGAGAATGTCGGCTTCTCCCCGGACTGCGTCGGTGAGATTGCCACGGAGTTGACCAGCAACCTCCAGTCCGGACAGACGCTGCTGCTTGAGAACCTGCGCTTCCATGCTGAGGAAGAGGCCAACGATCCCGCCTTCGCAAAGGAGCTTGCCAGCCTCTGCGACATCTACATCAACGACGCCTTTGGAGCAGCCCATCGCGCTCATGCTTCGACCGAAGGCATCACGCACTTCGTCACGCAGTCCGCCGCTGGCCTGCTGATGGAGAAGGAGTTGACGTACCTTGGCAAGGCGCTGGACGAACCGGATAAGCCCTTCGTGGCGATCATCGGCGGGGCCAAAGTCTCGGACAAGATCGAAGTGATCGACAGCCTGCTTGAGAAGGCCGATGCGATTTTGATCGGCGGCGGCATGGCGTACACCTTCCTCAACGCGCAGGGCCAGACCACGGGCAAGTCGCTGGTAGAGACGGACAAGATCGACATCGCCAGGGCGGCGCTCGATAAAGCCAAGGCGAACGGCGTGAAGTTCCTGCTGCCGATCGACCATATTCTTGCTGACAAGTTCGCGGGCGATGCGGCGACCCAGAGCTTCACCGGCACCGGCGCATTCCCTGCGGAGTGGATGGCGCTCGACATCGGCCCGAAGACCATTAAACTCTTCACGAAAGAGATTGACGACGCCCGCACCGTGCTCTGGAACGGCCCAATGGGCGTCTTCGAGCTACCGGCGTTTGCGCATGGCACGAATGCAATTGCCTCCGCCGTGGCGCACAACAATGATGCCACCACGATAGTCGGTGGAGGTGACTCCGTCGCGGCCATCCACAAGTCAGGCTTCGCCGACAAGATCACCCACATCTCGACCGGCGGCGGTGCTTCGCTCGAGTTCCTTGAAGGTAAGGTGCTGCCGGGCGTCGCTGCGTTGAGCGAGAAGGACAAGTAA
- a CDS encoding DinB family protein codes for MITPSIGRPESHEVVPFQFVYVKQVVGEDILSILNEQLGETLQAFSGYTEETSLQPYAPEKWTLRQKLGHINDAERIFTFRALWLARGLGAPLPSFEQDQAVLTAESNEIPWASHLEEFERLRRATLSLFQNLPAAAWMRTGEVSGHVVTVRALAFVTAGHLTHHLRMLRESSALAV; via the coding sequence ATGATCACACCATCCATCGGTCGCCCCGAATCGCACGAAGTTGTTCCGTTCCAGTTCGTGTACGTCAAACAGGTTGTCGGGGAGGATATCCTTTCGATCCTGAACGAGCAGCTCGGCGAGACTCTACAAGCCTTCTCCGGCTACACGGAGGAGACCTCGCTGCAGCCCTACGCGCCGGAGAAGTGGACGCTTCGGCAGAAGCTCGGCCACATCAACGACGCGGAGCGCATCTTCACCTTCCGCGCCCTCTGGCTGGCGCGTGGACTGGGTGCACCGCTGCCCAGCTTTGAACAGGATCAGGCTGTCCTCACAGCCGAGTCCAACGAGATTCCCTGGGCCTCGCACCTTGAGGAGTTTGAGCGGCTGCGTCGCGCAACGCTTTCGCTCTTCCAGAACCTGCCTGCTGCCGCGTGGATGCGTACCGGTGAGGTGAGCGGCCATGTCGTCACCGTGCGGGCGCTTGCCTTCGTGACCGCAGGCCATCTCACCCATCATCTGCGCATGCTGCGCGAATCCTCAGCATTGGCAGTCTAA
- the tpiA gene encoding triose-phosphate isomerase: MRKPLIAGNWKMYKTPKESLAFLNEFLPLMSDHTAHDITIFPTMSSLGYVIEAVKGTNVSAGAQTMHWLNEGPYTGQTSPTMLASINCTHVLLGHSERRIYANETDDMVNWKLKAALAHDLVPIVCVGESQEKRQAGLTEAVLNWQIACALNGVRSEYAAPIVIAYEPIWAIGTGSVATPDQVSEAHGIIRREVAARLGQHRADAIRILYGGSVKPENIAKLMVEPEIDGALVGGASLDAKSFAQLIHNSVRNTGGKK, from the coding sequence ATGCGCAAACCTCTGATCGCCGGAAACTGGAAGATGTACAAGACGCCTAAGGAGTCGCTCGCATTCCTGAACGAGTTCCTGCCCTTGATGAGCGACCACACCGCACATGACATTACGATCTTCCCGACCATGTCTTCGCTCGGCTACGTCATCGAGGCCGTGAAGGGGACAAATGTCTCCGCCGGCGCACAGACGATGCACTGGCTGAACGAGGGACCATACACCGGTCAAACCTCGCCGACCATGCTCGCCAGCATCAACTGCACGCACGTCCTGCTCGGCCACTCCGAGCGCCGCATCTACGCAAACGAGACCGACGACATGGTGAACTGGAAGTTGAAGGCCGCGCTCGCCCATGATCTTGTGCCGATCGTCTGCGTGGGTGAATCGCAGGAGAAGCGGCAGGCAGGGCTTACTGAAGCTGTACTGAATTGGCAGATCGCCTGCGCGTTGAATGGCGTCCGTTCCGAATACGCCGCACCCATCGTCATCGCATACGAACCGATCTGGGCTATTGGCACCGGCAGCGTGGCTACACCCGATCAGGTCTCAGAGGCTCACGGAATCATTCGCCGCGAGGTTGCTGCGAGGCTAGGACAGCATCGCGCCGACGCGATTCGCATCCTTTACGGTGGCAGCGTCAAGCCGGAGAATATCGCCAAGCTGATGGTCGAGCCGGAGATCGATGGCGCACTCGTCGGCGGCGCCAGCCTCGACGCCAAGTCATTCGCCCAACTGATTCACAACTCTGTCCGGAACACGGGCGGCAAAAAGTAG
- the lepB gene encoding signal peptidase I, translated as MTDEVQGSEAGDSRPVQRSGMHSWLRDLMVSIVVSAFIIIFLYQPVRVEGTSMLPVLEDQDRLFINKIAYRVGSIAPGDVVVFLYPHDHSKSYIKRVIAVPGDDVRIDQGKVFVNGKQLHERYVPVRYRDERSEAEMVIPKNEYFVMGDHRSISSDSRDFGPVDRELIYGKAAFVYWPMGQMGVVR; from the coding sequence ATGACGGATGAAGTACAAGGAAGCGAGGCTGGAGACAGCAGACCAGTGCAGCGCAGCGGGATGCATTCGTGGCTGCGCGATTTGATGGTGTCCATCGTGGTCTCGGCCTTCATCATCATCTTCCTCTACCAGCCGGTACGGGTCGAAGGCACGAGCATGCTGCCGGTCCTTGAGGATCAGGACCGCCTCTTCATCAACAAGATTGCCTACCGGGTCGGCTCGATCGCGCCTGGGGATGTCGTCGTCTTTCTTTACCCGCATGATCATTCGAAGAGCTATATTAAGCGCGTCATCGCTGTACCTGGAGACGACGTCCGCATCGACCAGGGTAAAGTCTTCGTCAACGGCAAGCAGCTACATGAGCGGTACGTTCCCGTCCGCTATCGCGACGAGCGTTCTGAGGCGGAGATGGTCATTCCGAAGAATGAGTACTTTGTCATGGGAGATCATCGGTCGATCTCCAGCGACAGCCGCGATTTTGGGCCCGTCGACCGCGAGTTGATCTATGGCAAGGCGGCCTTCGTGTATTGGCCCATGGGTCAGATGGGCGTAGTTCGCTAG
- the murQ gene encoding N-acetylmuramic acid 6-phosphate etherase has protein sequence MATLTMTEQTSPKQPNERNPIDLKILTTETSNAASEGFDTKSALEIARIINHEDAKVAAAVKKALPEIAIVIDTVARSLRDGGRLIYVGAGSSGRIASLDASECPPTYSTAPSQVQYIMAGGPKALASASDVNEDSPEIGQRDIARRRPTRKDIVIGVSASGLTPYVVGAVEYARARGAKTAAITCNFNTALAEVSDTTIVAEVGPEVISGSTRMKASSAQKMILNMITTGAMTRLGYVYDNLMVNVHMKNAKLVERGIRVLMKVCAIDRDTAIRSIKSAGKSIPIAVVMLKANVDKMEAVRRLTKSDGNVRLAIDDSRLEL, from the coding sequence ATGGCAACACTCACGATGACGGAACAGACCTCACCAAAGCAGCCTAACGAACGAAATCCCATTGACCTCAAGATCCTAACGACCGAGACATCGAATGCAGCCTCTGAAGGCTTCGATACGAAATCGGCGCTTGAGATCGCACGCATCATCAATCATGAGGATGCGAAGGTCGCCGCAGCGGTAAAGAAGGCTTTGCCCGAGATCGCCATCGTGATCGATACGGTAGCCCGCTCGCTGCGCGATGGTGGCCGTTTAATTTATGTCGGTGCCGGCTCGAGTGGCCGCATCGCCTCCCTCGATGCTTCAGAGTGCCCACCAACCTACTCCACCGCGCCATCGCAAGTCCAATACATTATGGCGGGTGGGCCAAAAGCCCTCGCTTCCGCCTCGGATGTAAATGAGGACTCCCCCGAGATCGGCCAGCGCGACATCGCCCGCCGCCGCCCGACGCGGAAAGATATCGTCATCGGCGTCTCGGCCAGCGGTCTGACGCCCTATGTAGTGGGCGCAGTCGAATATGCACGCGCCCGCGGTGCAAAGACGGCAGCTATCACCTGCAACTTCAACACCGCCCTCGCCGAGGTCTCAGATACAACGATCGTCGCCGAGGTCGGTCCCGAGGTCATCTCCGGTTCCACGCGCATGAAGGCGTCGTCCGCTCAGAAGATGATCCTCAACATGATTACCACTGGCGCGATGACTCGCCTCGGCTACGTCTACGACAACCTGATGGTCAACGTCCACATGAAGAATGCTAAGCTCGTCGAGCGCGGCATCCGTGTCCTTATGAAGGTCTGCGCCATCGACCGCGACACGGCCATTCGCAGCATCAAATCTGCCGGAAAATCGATTCCGATTGCCGTCGTCATGCTAAAGGCCAACGTCGACAAGATGGAGGCCGTCCGCCGCCTCACCAAGTCCGACGGCAACGTCCGGCTCGCCATCGACGACTCCCGCCTGGAGCTTTGA
- the murA gene encoding UDP-N-acetylglucosamine 1-carboxyvinyltransferase, whose protein sequence is MDKFVVRGGNPLLGTIKVSGAKNSALPCMAAAILTEDEVILENIPQVQDIETERKLLTSMGAEVQLGYGRAQHRTHIKCAILSDPVAKYEIVKTMRASSLVLGPLIARTGIARVAMPGGCAIGGRPIDLHIKGLEAMGATITQDHGYLEARTDRLRGAHIVFDKITVTGTEDLLMAATLAEGETLFENCAREPEVTDLATLLIAMGANIEGAGTSTIRVQGVARLHGARHRINPDRIEAGTFLMAGAITGGDLNVDCCEPAHLGSLIAKLEQCGVRIDVGKDNIRVRSGGQLTASDITTEEYPGFPTDMQAQFMALATQAEGTTTVTENIFENRFMHVQELIRMGANITVSGRTATIRGKTSLQSAAVMCSDLRASASLVLAALVADGESILDRVYHMDRGYERLEEKLRGVGAQIRRMGDVFGKK, encoded by the coding sequence ATGGACAAGTTTGTAGTACGCGGCGGCAACCCCCTTCTCGGCACCATTAAAGTCTCCGGAGCGAAGAACTCCGCATTGCCCTGCATGGCCGCCGCCATCCTCACCGAAGACGAGGTCATCCTCGAGAACATCCCCCAGGTTCAGGATATCGAGACCGAGCGCAAGCTCCTCACCTCGATGGGTGCCGAGGTGCAGCTTGGCTACGGCCGCGCCCAACACCGTACCCACATCAAGTGCGCCATCCTTTCAGACCCGGTCGCCAAGTACGAGATCGTCAAGACGATGCGTGCCAGTTCGCTCGTCCTTGGCCCGCTGATCGCCCGCACCGGAATCGCCCGCGTCGCCATGCCCGGCGGCTGCGCCATCGGTGGCCGTCCCATCGACCTCCACATCAAGGGTCTTGAAGCGATGGGGGCGACCATCACGCAGGATCACGGCTACCTCGAGGCCCGCACCGACCGTCTGCGCGGCGCCCACATCGTCTTCGACAAGATCACTGTAACGGGCACCGAAGACCTCCTCATGGCTGCGACGCTGGCCGAAGGCGAAACGCTCTTTGAAAATTGCGCCCGCGAGCCTGAGGTCACTGATCTCGCCACGCTCCTGATCGCTATGGGCGCAAATATCGAGGGAGCTGGAACCTCCACCATCCGGGTCCAGGGCGTAGCCAGGCTCCATGGAGCGCGCCACAGGATCAATCCCGACCGCATCGAGGCCGGAACCTTCCTCATGGCCGGAGCCATCACCGGCGGCGACCTGAACGTTGACTGCTGCGAACCCGCGCACCTCGGCTCCCTGATCGCAAAGCTCGAGCAGTGCGGCGTCCGCATCGACGTCGGCAAGGACAACATCCGCGTCCGCTCCGGTGGACAACTCACCGCATCCGACATCACGACCGAAGAATATCCCGGCTTCCCCACCGACATGCAGGCGCAGTTCATGGCGCTCGCCACGCAGGCGGAAGGCACCACCACCGTCACGGAGAACATCTTTGAGAACCGCTTCATGCACGTGCAGGAGCTGATCCGCATGGGCGCTAACATCACCGTCTCGGGTCGCACGGCAACGATCCGCGGGAAGACTTCGCTCCAGTCCGCGGCAGTGATGTGCTCGGATCTCCGCGCCTCTGCCTCACTGGTGCTGGCAGCATTGGTCGCCGATGGCGAGAGCATTCTCGACCGCGTTTATCACATGGACCGCGGCTACGAGCGGCTTGAAGAGAAGTTGCGGGGCGTCGGCGCACAGATCCGCCGCATGGGCGACGTCTTCGGCAAGAAGTAG
- a CDS encoding GNAT family N-acetyltransferase produces MQEIRQYVSADLDQMVALDDECFAEEFRFSHPMMKRFAEARNALTLVLDSEDGGLLGFIIVHIEGGPDGGLGYVVTLDVAAAARRHGVAARLIHEAERRAEVKGALRMMLHVFVQNEPAIRFYEQRGYRMIGLEPEFYGGTGMDAYLYSKSIQGETAP; encoded by the coding sequence ATGCAGGAGATTCGCCAGTACGTAAGTGCCGACCTCGATCAGATGGTGGCGCTGGACGACGAGTGCTTTGCAGAGGAGTTTCGGTTTAGCCATCCTATGATGAAGCGCTTTGCTGAGGCTCGTAATGCGCTCACCCTGGTTCTCGACTCGGAGGACGGTGGGCTGCTGGGCTTCATCATCGTGCACATCGAGGGCGGCCCAGATGGAGGGTTGGGGTACGTGGTGACGCTGGATGTCGCGGCTGCTGCACGCCGCCATGGTGTTGCAGCAAGACTGATCCATGAGGCAGAACGTCGCGCCGAGGTAAAAGGGGCCTTACGGATGATGTTGCATGTCTTCGTCCAGAACGAACCGGCCATTCGCTTTTATGAGCAACGAGGGTATCGCATGATCGGTCTCGAGCCGGAGTTCTACGGTGGAACCGGCATGGACGCTTATCTATATTCGAAGAGCATTCAGGGCGAGACTGCACCGTAG
- a CDS encoding efflux RND transporter periplasmic adaptor subunit has product MSSESKHTTEGGTSHEYGHVEPPATSTKRVGLVLLIVAIVAVVLAVTGILPRIHAEKKLVADTNDAAIPQVLVIKPKEGAPAQEIVLPGNMQAFRDAPIYARTNGYLRKWYVDIGGRVRKGQLLAVIDSPEVDQQLTQGQADLATAQSNLQIAQTTANRYTDLLKTKSVSQQETENFLADAQAKQTMVHSAEANVRRLQELQSFEKIMAPFDGVLTARNTDEGQLINAGNASTGTVPGANGRELFHIAAIDTLRVFINVPQIYSRDAKPSTEADLTLTQFPGRKFTGKLVRNANAIDLATRTLLVEVDVKNASGELLPGSYAEVHLKLEKGAPTVILPVSSLIFRSEGLRVATLEGDHARLVPIVLGRDFGTQVEVASGLTADQNVIDSPPDSLIDQQQVKVIHGASPGAPATGK; this is encoded by the coding sequence ATGAGTAGCGAATCGAAGCACACCACCGAAGGCGGCACCTCCCACGAGTACGGCCACGTTGAGCCGCCTGCGACCTCGACGAAGCGCGTCGGCCTGGTGCTGCTGATTGTGGCGATTGTGGCCGTAGTCCTTGCTGTGACGGGCATTCTGCCGCGCATCCATGCCGAGAAGAAGCTGGTCGCCGATACGAACGACGCTGCGATTCCGCAGGTGCTCGTGATCAAACCCAAGGAGGGCGCACCGGCACAGGAGATCGTGTTGCCGGGCAACATGCAGGCCTTCCGCGATGCGCCTATCTATGCGCGGACGAATGGATATCTCCGCAAGTGGTACGTGGATATCGGCGGTCGGGTGCGCAAAGGACAGTTGCTTGCGGTGATCGATTCTCCTGAGGTCGACCAGCAGCTTACGCAAGGACAGGCCGATCTGGCGACGGCGCAGTCGAACCTGCAGATCGCGCAGACAACGGCTAATCGCTACACCGATCTATTGAAGACGAAGTCCGTTTCGCAGCAGGAGACGGAGAATTTTCTGGCGGACGCACAGGCCAAACAGACGATGGTCCATTCCGCTGAGGCGAATGTGCGACGTCTGCAGGAGTTGCAGTCTTTCGAGAAGATCATGGCACCCTTCGACGGCGTGCTCACTGCGCGCAATACGGATGAAGGGCAGCTTATCAACGCGGGCAATGCGAGCACCGGCACGGTTCCCGGAGCGAATGGACGGGAGCTATTCCATATTGCCGCGATTGACACGCTCCGTGTCTTCATCAATGTGCCGCAGATCTACTCGCGTGACGCGAAGCCTTCGACCGAGGCGGACCTGACGCTGACGCAGTTTCCGGGCCGCAAGTTTACCGGCAAGCTGGTGCGGAACGCTAACGCGATCGATCTTGCAACGCGCACCTTGCTGGTCGAAGTGGATGTAAAGAATGCGAGTGGGGAACTGCTGCCGGGTTCTTACGCGGAGGTTCACCTGAAGCTTGAAAAAGGTGCGCCGACAGTGATCCTGCCGGTAAGCTCACTCATCTTCCGCTCTGAGGGGCTACGGGTGGCGACACTCGAGGGCGATCATGCACGTCTGGTACCTATCGTGTTGGGTCGCGACTTCGGGACGCAGGTTGAGGTTGCATCCGGTCTGACTGCCGACCAGAATGTGATCGACAGTCCTCCGGATTCGCTGATCGATCAGCAGCAGGTAAAGGTGATCCACGGCGCGAGCCCGGGGGCTCCGGCCACGGGCAAGTAG